Proteins encoded together in one Bradyrhizobium sp. PSBB068 window:
- a CDS encoding TonB-dependent receptor, whose amino-acid sequence MSGRRGHHRDWCDDDLLNGVGRMNCVNAYVVKSQLDLFNDFTCFLTNPVLGDQFHQHDDRVMLGVNASRTLLGSFAGLSMETTFGMQTRYDDIALALTDAWQRSVLANVRSDKVSEASVGVYARNTVRWADRLRTTVGLRGDF is encoded by the coding sequence ATGTCTGGTAGGCGCGGTCACCATCGGGATTGGTGCGATGACGATCTACTCAACGGCGTCGGTAGGATGAATTGCGTCAATGCCTATGTGGTGAAGAGCCAGCTCGACCTGTTCAACGACTTCACCTGTTTCCTGACCAATCCGGTGCTTGGCGATCAATTCCATCAGCATGACGACCGCGTGATGCTTGGCGTCAACGCCTCGCGCACGTTGCTCGGCTCCTTCGCTGGCCTTTCGATGGAGACGACTTTCGGGATGCAGACGCGCTACGACGATATCGCACTGGCCCTGACCGATGCCTGGCAGCGCAGCGTCCTTGCCAATGTCAGGAGTGACAAGGTCAGCGAAGCATCGGTCGGCGTCTATGCGCGGAACACGGTGCGCTGGGCCGACCGGCTGCGCACCACGGTCGGCCTGCGCGGAGATTTCTAG
- a CDS encoding sulfite exporter TauE/SafE family protein, with protein sequence MFGVLGLGFLLGMQHALEADHIAAVSSIAARRTDVSDIVKHGLTWGLGHTLTLFVFAGAAIVIGHAIPEQLARPLETAVGVMLVGLGAHVLWRLWCDGVHFHQHGHDDGTEHFHVHSHVNEPIPHQKSSHEHQHGFRWRSLLVGLMHGMAGSAALLVLAIAQAKDPVYGIFYVLLFGIGSMLGMGALSTLIAVPLAVSARSLTWANRSLQCLVGAVTIGIGAMTIYSTASVG encoded by the coding sequence ATGTTCGGGGTCCTTGGACTCGGTTTCTTGCTCGGAATGCAGCATGCGCTCGAAGCCGATCATATCGCGGCGGTGTCGAGCATTGCTGCCCGGCGGACCGATGTCAGTGATATCGTCAAGCACGGTCTGACGTGGGGACTTGGCCACACGCTGACCTTGTTCGTCTTTGCCGGTGCCGCGATCGTGATTGGTCACGCAATTCCGGAGCAATTGGCGCGCCCGCTCGAGACTGCGGTGGGCGTGATGCTGGTCGGCCTGGGTGCCCACGTTCTTTGGCGACTGTGGTGCGACGGCGTGCATTTTCACCAGCACGGCCATGACGACGGTACGGAACACTTCCATGTCCACAGCCACGTCAATGAACCGATCCCCCATCAGAAGAGTTCGCACGAACATCAGCATGGTTTCCGCTGGCGCTCGCTGCTGGTCGGCTTGATGCATGGGATGGCTGGTTCGGCTGCGCTTCTCGTCCTTGCAATCGCGCAGGCGAAAGATCCCGTCTACGGGATTTTCTACGTTCTGCTGTTTGGCATCGGTTCGATGCTCGGGATGGGCGCCTTGTCGACTCTCATCGCGGTACCGCTTGCGGTTTCCGCACGGTCGCTGACCTGGGCCAATCGTAGCCTGCAATGTCTGGTAGGCGCGGTCACCATCGGGATTGGTGCGATGACGATCTACTCAACGGCGTCGGTAGGATGA
- the hypB gene encoding hydrogenase nickel incorporation protein HypB produces the protein MCGHCGCGDKTGATIHNLQTGETMTMGAHSHDHGHHHEHDHVHADGTRHSHHHDHGHDHQHGHSYRHDHVHADGTRHSHAHGEHDHSHAHEHDHAHADGTRHSHAHDDGHHDHGHDHDHHSHADDSVVELETRILAKNDALAAKNRAWFAGREILALNLVSSPGAGKTTLLERTIRDLQGELKLYVIEGDQATVNDGERIRAAGAPAVQVNTGAGCHLEADMVARGLAALRPASGSVVMIENVGNLVCPAMFDLGERAKIVILSVTEGEDKPLKYPHMFRAAELMILNKTDLLPHVDFDVARAIANAREVNPDIRVFQVSARSGEGLLDWYGWLRGELVKSRESAFA, from the coding sequence ACCGGAGCCACCATCCACAACCTTCAGACCGGGGAGACGATGACGATGGGCGCGCATTCACACGATCACGGACATCACCATGAGCATGACCACGTTCACGCTGATGGCACCCGGCACAGCCACCATCATGACCATGGCCACGATCATCAGCACGGTCACTCCTACCGGCATGATCACGTCCACGCCGACGGGACCCGCCATAGCCATGCCCACGGCGAACATGATCACAGCCATGCTCACGAGCACGATCATGCTCATGCCGATGGCACGAGGCACAGCCACGCCCACGATGACGGGCATCATGACCACGGCCACGATCACGACCATCACTCGCATGCAGACGACAGTGTCGTTGAACTCGAGACGCGCATCCTCGCCAAGAACGATGCGCTGGCGGCGAAGAACAGGGCCTGGTTCGCAGGCCGGGAAATTCTCGCGCTGAACCTGGTCAGTTCGCCGGGAGCCGGCAAGACCACGCTGCTGGAGCGAACGATTCGCGATCTCCAGGGTGAGCTCAAGCTCTATGTGATCGAGGGGGACCAGGCGACCGTGAACGATGGCGAGCGGATTCGGGCTGCGGGTGCGCCTGCCGTGCAGGTCAATACCGGCGCTGGATGCCATCTCGAGGCCGACATGGTGGCACGTGGCCTCGCGGCGTTGAGGCCTGCGTCAGGCTCCGTCGTCATGATCGAGAACGTCGGAAACCTCGTCTGCCCGGCGATGTTCGATCTCGGCGAGCGAGCCAAGATCGTCATTCTCTCAGTGACTGAAGGAGAGGACAAGCCGCTGAAATATCCGCATATGTTCCGCGCGGCCGAGCTCATGATCCTCAACAAAACCGATCTGTTGCCTCACGTCGATTTCGACGTGGCCCGTGCCATCGCCAACGCCCGCGAGGTCAATCCGGATATCAGGGTGTTTCAGGTGTCCGCACGGAGCGGCGAGGGTCTGCTGGACTGGTATGGCTGGCTGCGCGGCGAACTCGTGAAGAGCCGCGAATCCGCGTTCGCCTGA